The segment TCTCAAAATGATAGTGGAAAAATTAGtgattttattactaaaagaagtGACAACAAATTAATTACCTAAATTGAAATTAATGGAAATAGGGGGTGTAAGTTAAATCAGTGTTGTGAGTAGCAGGGGCGCATGGCCCAGCCAGAATAGCCCAACAGAGTATAGTCTCTTTTTGTTATAGCAATTGACTCTTGTGGCCAAAAAGATGCAATGGGCCGTAGGGGGGTGCGAACTAGAATTGGCCCGGGAGATTATTTTCTTGATCCATATTACATACTAATTAATCCAAATGATAATAgtaacaaaaattaattaaaaataaaagaaataataaaattgggAACTAGGGTTACCTCGTAAACGAATATGCACTCTTCTTCCTTGGCCGAAAACGATGCAATCCCTCGAATCTTCCTCGCCGGAAACAACCGCAGCGCCGTCGTGATGACCACAACACGATTGTCTTCGTTCCCCATTCTGCTCACGCTCTTCTTCTCCGAGCTCAGTTATCTCTCGGTTCGAACTCTCATTCAGTCCGTCTTCGATTTGAATCTCTCGATCTCTCTCATATACGTTGCTAACAATCAAACAAGCTCGGAGACCGGCGATTCATCCATCGTGACAAAGACGAATGAAGTTCAGAAACTCCTTCGCGACGGGGTATGTGATGTCGATTCGGAGTGTTCGAACTGATATTCTTCTTTCTGCGTTTTCTGATGCGTTGTTGCGTTGTTGTTCGTGATGATGACGATAGGCGCGTATGAAGAGTTTTGTTGGTGATGAATTCTGCAGATTGTTGATTGAAGTTGGAGATGAtgatttgatgaagatgaagaatgcCTCTGAAGTGTGTTACAGGTTATTACCCTCTCCTTTCAACTTCTTGCTGCGTTTTTTGTCGTGATGATTTTGTTCTGATGGATTTTGTGATTGTGATGATGAATCTTGATGATTGTTTTGCAGAGTGGAGAATGGATAATTATTGGTGTTTGATTGAAGGTGATCAGAAAAATGGTGGAGCAGGgagaagagatgaagatgatgaacggtTGAAGGTGAGAAAATGGTAGAGGAAAGCTGACAAAATGATGAAGATGGGGGAAGAAGATCTGTGGAGAATTGAAGATGAGGTGAAGAGAATTCTGGAGAGTGAATGGTTATGGGGTGAAGAAGTAGAGTGAAGGCAGAGAAGAAGCTGAAGAATGAAGAGAATCCCTGTTATATAGATATGCAGCCAATCGGATTTTGAAGGTTAGCTCCATTCTCTGAATTTTCTGTTAACAGTTTCAGTTAAATTCTGTTAGAGTCCTTTAACTGATTCTGTTGGAGGTTATATGTCAGTTGGTTAGAGATTAGAAAAGGTGAGTTACATGTTAGTAGAAGTTAGTTTGTAACTGAATCTGTTATGAGGTTGTTAGGGTTGTTATGTGGTTTGTAACTAATTTCTGTTGGATCTATCATAACTGTTAAAACTGCTAAGTGGTTAGAAATAGTATGTTACAAACTGCTCTTTTCTGTTATAAAAATTGGTTAGAGGTAGTTAAAATGAACTGACTCAAATAGGAGGTTAAACTGAAATTGGTTTAGGAAAGTTCTGTTATGGCTTTTGGATGCAGAGCTGATCTGAATGTGTAGTTAATGCAGGTTTTCAAGTGTTTGGATGCTGCAAGTTTCTGAGCCTTGCTCTTAATGATAAGTGATGCGAACTTATTTTTTGTGTATGCTGCTGATCAAACTGTTTTCAACATAATGCCAAATGCCTTGAATTTTGTATGGTTTGGAATTcaaattgaaatgcttcttttttcttttgtaggATTTGGAAAAGGCTGGAACATGGCGTTGGCAGTAAGATGGCAgtgtgaagtttggaggagaaggTCATTTGAAAGTTTATGGCAAAGGGTTTAGAAGTAATAGGCTTTATGAAATCATGTCGTCTTGGTTTGAAGCATATCTTTGTGTAGTCTTCTTTGTACTCTCTTTGTAATGGAATTGTATTGTTGTAATGGAGACATTTGGTAACAGACATTTGGTAACAGAACTTGTAATTTTGACATCGTTCCATAATAATTAGAACACTCCTAATTGAATCTTAAATTCATAATAATTCGTCCTCTAAGCAACTTTAATATGCATAAGACCTTGACTTGATGTATCAGAAGATAAATAAACTCATCATTCTATTTCACAAACCATGAGTCACTTTCTGTATCTTAATCAACTTTAGGAATCCCCTTGAATTGATGAAAGGCAGAATAGGGACGATATAGTCAGAATATCACAACACATCTTGTTCAGACGATGACTTCAAATACGTGAATATTTGCAAAGAGCTCCAAATGAATCCTTACATCCATGATCCTTACTCTCATTTCCCACTTATTGATaaaatgcatgattttattgatgacctaagatgtaaatgaatgagatgtGTAAgtcaattaagaataattagatgggcaaattttggggtgcaacagctgcccctatttaatcatctttaaCCTGATGGTGAGATTGGcattagcctttcgaacattcaaggtagaagaagattaaataccaaaagaacctgaaaatttgccttatgagagatgtgatccactggggaagaaatagtgtcaaatccactgaggttagaacaaattaactctgggttagaaatgaaatgaacatcaactctgggttgaaaaaagaaaagtaggtcgactctgggtcgaagaataaaggggaggtcaactctgggttagatAAAAGATAAACATCGATTCTGgatcgagaagggaaagaagaacatcaactctgggtcgaagataaGATGaggatatcaactctgggttgagaaaaggAAAGAAGAACAATTAGGGatgatcgtcaactctgggttgagaagaaaataaagaaagaaaaccatcaactctgggttgagaaaaaaatcaagaaagaagaccgtcaactctgggttgagtagaaGAGGTAAAAGATaactatcaactctgggttgaaagggaaaagaaacaagacaaccatcaactctgggttgagtgggaagaaaggtaagggatcaactctgggttgaataaaagataactgtcaactctgggttgagtggaaaagagataaacatcaactctgggttgaataaaaggtgaccgtcaactctgggtgagtgggaaagaaagataatcaattctggattgaacaaaggataaccgtcaactctgggttgagtgtgaaaagagaaaagataaccgtcaactctgggttgagtgggaaaaggggaAAGATaattgtcaactctgggttgagtgagaaaagagAAACAAGGAtgaccttcaactctgggttgaaaaagaaataatcaattctggattgaacaaaggataaccgtcaactctgggttgagtgggaaagaaagaaggtaaccgtcaactctgggttgagtggaaaaaggataagcatcaactctgggttgaataaaagacaaacatcaactctgggttgaataaaaggtgaccgtcaactctgggtgagtggggaaaaggtaagggtcaactctgggttgaataaaggaagaccgtcaactctgggtgagtgggaaagagaaatcaattctggattgaataaaagataaccatcaactctgggttgaggggAAAATgacaaaaggtaaccgtcaactctgggttgagtggtaaAGGAGAAAacatatccgtcaactctgggtgagagggaaaaagaaggatcaactctgggttgaataaaagataaccatcaactctaggttgagtgggaaaagataattaactcggggttaaaagatggagggaaagtcaactctgggttgaacacaaaaacatcaactctgggttgaagaaagatgaacatgattgactttaggAGATGACACCGCagtggtaactctgagtgatccagtggaatatcaatcgattgcttgtagggacctcatctgatgagtaacttggcttatgcttcatatgcaatgtaTGATTtatttatgcacttctggagatgcaatgctatggattctatatgcagtgtactgattgatcaggATTTCTGCTTTGTATGGAATAGATTGGGCggagttctgaactctgcttgaCTCATGATAGGGTGGATGCTCCTGATTTGtggatgattggatcatgcgggtggaaggataatgagaatgcaatgatatg is part of the Vicia villosa cultivar HV-30 ecotype Madison, WI unplaced genomic scaffold, Vvil1.0 ctg.000121F_1_1, whole genome shotgun sequence genome and harbors:
- the LOC131624413 gene encoding uncharacterized protein LOC131624413: MHSSSLAENDAIPRIFLAGNNRSAVVMTTTRLSSFPILLTLFFSELSYLSVRTLIQSVFDLNLSISLIYVANNQTSSETGDSSIVTKTNEVQKLLRDGARMKSFVGDEFCRLLIEVGDDDLMKMKNASEVCYRVENG